From the genome of Oryza glaberrima chromosome 1, OglaRS2, whole genome shotgun sequence:
TATGTTTTCAAGTCACGTCGAGTTAtgatttagattttattttttagaaacacaatacaaacgCAGACGCTCACAACACACACTCACCCTTATAAATGAATATGCACACACCCTATCTCTATTAGAACCTCCGAAAAACTGTGCCGATATATTTAATAAAGTTACTATGGGCGCATTGCTACAGATAGGTACATCCTCTATCACGGAAAAATTAATTAGCTGTAAATGTGAGCATCTGTTTTAACCACAGAGAATCTTACTAGTTGAGTTATACTCACTTcgctagttttctttttctcacaaGGAAGAGTTTAGAGGTGGTTAGAATTGGTTTTCTGCTAGGAGATCAAGGCCGGCCCATGTTCGGCATTACGCCAGCACGGGCGCATGGGCCGCATCTGGAATTCGGAGTTATCTTAACCGGATGTTGGCTTTAGCTACATTTCTTCTTTACAATAATAATCATTTGAACAGATCAAGGCCACACTGAAGGCTGAAGCAGAGGcgtttcaattttttcttcGTGATACAATAATGAGTGGCACAGCAAAAGGCAAAGCCAGCTAGTCACATTCTGAAAACCTTCATACATATACAAATCTGGTTTTCACGTGTGAAAAATAAAGCATGCATCACTCATTTCCATCTAtgaatattttatatgttttcttaaaaaaagtgttTGTTCATTGTTAATTTAGTTTACGTTCATATCAGAACAATTCACGGTCCCGGAAAAAAGTGACAGATAACAGTTCACATTCAGCGTTtatagagaggaaaaaaaagagtgatAAGCATAGTTCAATTGATTAGGTTTCTTATATTGGAATTAGCCTATCCGGGTTCAAGTTCTACGGTCTGTTTGGGAGAGTTTAAGATTTTGATAAGCCGCTAGTTGGtaaccaaaatttgaaattctAAAAAAGTTGAGTTCTCtatttctagttcattttctaaaaTTCTACGGGCCAATTTGGTAAAGCTCCAACTCATAAATTTAACTCTAAGAGTTGGGTTTGGAATAGAGTTGTGCAGTAGTCTAAACCCAGCTCTATCTCTTTAttacattttgtgagagtgcTTCGACCGGCTCAATTCCcgttttaggtggagctgaaactgtttaaaTGGACTCTAGCTCCTCCTGAAGCTAGAGCCATGCCAAAACATACGCCACAACTACAGCTTCTTAATATCTGGATGAAAAACTGAATTGTTTATGGGAGCTTCTAATTTTGGGAGAAGATGCAGCTGACagaagctctcccaaacagACTTGACACGGATGCTCGCATTTGTAGCTCATTATTCTTTTAGTATTAGGTAACGTGTAACCATTGACAGCAAGACGTCCATGGTCCATCTTTCGAATGTACTTATAGAGATAAATGTGCCATAAGCATCTGCATTTGTAATGTATTTCGAAAACTGAGATTGCGTTTATACAACGAATCACTAGACTATATGTTTCAATAATTCGATGAATAAAGTGAAAATAACAAGGCCTTAGACGCAGCGGCTGTGGTTACCACACATTACCttaagaaaaatgattttaacATGTGGGATAAGCAAAGggaatgattttctttttctaaaaactaacaatcccaaaggaggaaggaaagaaacaaaaaaaaaaaaaaagagcacagCACTGACTTTCGTGTAACCAAACGGCCCAATGCAAATCCATCCCCGAATGCTCATCAACGAGTGTGCAAGCATCCGGACCGAAATACGCACGCATTACACGGATGCAACCCAAACCCAACACGGCAAGTCGCGGCCCACCGTATTCTCTATCTCTCTACGCGTATATATGCATACGCGCCCCTCCCATCCTTTACACGTACGGTTACACAAATCCATTTCCCaaaagaattcaaaatttaaaacgtACATACCACGCAGCAGCTAGCGCGCGCGCTATAGCTTTTCCCTCCAACACACAAGTACGTATCTCCCATGGCGGCGGTGACGCCGGACGAGCACGAGCGGCAGCAGGACGGCCACTGCAGGGCCAGGGTGAAcctgcggccggcggcggcgcggccgttcggcgcggcggcgcgggcggcgctgAAGGACACGCTCTTCCCCGACGACCCGTTCCGCGGGCTCGGCGGGAtgccgccggcgcggcgtgcGTGGCGGGTGGCGAGGTACTTCGTGCCGGCGCTGGACTGGAGCGCGGGGTACTCGGCGGCGAGCTTCTGGTacgacctcctcgccggcgtcacCATCGCCAGCCTCTCCATCCCGCAGGGCATCAGCTACGCCACCCTCGCAGGCATCCCTCCGGTCATCGGCCTCTGTAAGCTCAGATCACGAGGAAGGAATTCCTCAAAGGTGTTCGTCCGCGACAGAATTCGATCTGTTTGCTGATTGATTGGTTGCGTTGCGTACACAGATTCGTGCTTCGTGCCGCCGCTGGTGTACGCAGTGATGGGGAGCTCGAGGAACCTCGGGGTGGGGCCGGTGGCGACGTCGTCGCTGCTGGTGGCGTCCATCGTCGGCGGCAAGGTGAGGGCGTCCGACGACCAGCGGCTGTACACGCAGCTCGTCTTCACGTCGGCCTTCTTCACCGGCGTCCTGCAGGCGGCGCTCGGGCTCCTCAGGCTGGGGATCCTGGTGGATTTCATGTCGCGGCCGGCGATCACCGGGTTCATGGGCGGCACGGCGATCGTAATCATGCTGCAGCAGCTCAAGGGCTTCCTCGGCATGACGCACTTCACCACCAAGACCGACATCGTCTCCGTCCTCCGCTACATCTTCCACAACACGCACCAGGTGCACACGTATATACTTCGTGTTATTAATTACAACAAGCTAAGTCTATGCACTCACGTTATTTTTAGCTATGTATATACACTGTAGATATAGACGTTGGATttctatctattattaaaaaatagcttGCGGGAtttgacatatcctaatactatgaatcagCGTCACGTCCAGCGTTTGCATTTTTTATTTCGcctaaaatttttgtgtgattTTTGACACTTTTAAATTTATTGAAATTTTAACTGGATTTGaataaagtttgaccaaattcaacAAACATTtgataaaatccaaaaattttagtCGATATATTGATTTGCCGGTGGGGTCCAAAATTTCGAAACGAAATTgcatttgaccaaattcaacaAACATTtgataaaatccaaaaattttggtCGATATATTGATTTGCCGATGGGGTCGAAAATTTCGAAATGAAATTGCAATCACTGGTCACGTCCGATACTGGTTTTGTTTTTAATGTGACGGAGGGAATAAATTATAACTCTAGTGCATCTGTAAttgcagtggcagtggcagagCACGGTTCTTGGCGTCTGCTTCCTCATCTTCCTCGTCTTCACCGAGCAAGTGGTGAGACATGCTGCCATTCTTGAAACTTTAACCTTTTTCCACCTGATGTACGATTGAATACCAATTGATTGGAGGAACAATTCCTTTGcagaggcgacggcggccgaaGCTGTTCTGGGTGTCAGCGATGTCTCCTCTGTTAGTGGTCGTCGTAGGATGCGTCTTCTCGTTTCTGATCAAAGGCCACAAGCATGGCATCCCTATAGTAAGTTCTAGCTGTTGCGTAATTAAGCTAGTTTGTAAGAAAATTTATCACCTCAAAAATCGTATGTTTAATCTGTAATTTTTGTTCAGGTTGGTACTCTGAAGCGTGGCATCAACCCGAGCTCGATATCACAGCTCAAGTTCCAGCCGGAGTACGTCGGCGTCGCCATGAAGGCCGGGTTCGTGTCAGGGATGCTCGCCTTAGCGGTGCGCACGCATGCAACAACTCCTTGATTAATTTGTTTGGTTTTCTTTCTGAATTTGTTTGGCGATCGACATGGCTGATCTTTGATGATCTTGGCATGCAGGaaggcgtcgccgtcggcaggAGCTTCGCGGCGATGAAGAACGAGCGCATCGACGGCAACAAGGAGATGGTCGCCTTCGGCCTCATGAACCTCATCGGCTCCTTCACCTCCTGCTACATCACCACCGGTAATTAACCCACTCATCCATGGCTCCTCCTGCGTTCGTCGTCGCCAGCTTAGctcacggcggcgccgcgtgTGTGTTGCGGTGTGCAGGTGCGTTCTCGAAGACGGCGGTGAACTACCACGCCGGGTGCCGGACGTCGATGTCGAACGCGGTGATGTCGGTGTGCATGGCGCTGGTGCTGGTCGCGCTGGCGCCGCTGTTCCGGCACACGCCGCTGGTGGCGCTGGCGGCCATCATCACCAGCTCCATGCTCGGGCTGGTCAAGCACCGCGAGATCCGGCGCCTGTACGAGGTGGACAAGGCCGACTTCGCCgtctgcgccgccgcgctcctcggcgtcgtcttctccaccaTGATCACcggcctcggcgtcgccgtGGCCATCTCCGTGCTCAGGGCGCTCCTGCACGTGGCGCGCCCGTCGACGAGCAAGCTCGGCCGCGTGTCCTGCGGCtccggcgctggcgccgccgacgacgaccacaCCTTCTGCGACGTCGCGCAGTACCCCGGCGCGGCGACCGCGCCCGGCATCCTCGTCCTCCaggtcgccggctcgccggtcTGCTTCGCCAACGCCGAGTACCTCCGGGAGAGGATCGCGCGGTGGgtggaggacgaggagaaggccgtcgccggcgaggacctGCTCTACGTCGTCCTCGACATCGGCGGCGTGACGGCGATCGACAGCCCCGGGATCGAGATGCTGCGGGAGGTGCACGGCGAGCtggagaggaaggggatgaagATGGCGGTGACGAACCcgaggatggcggtggcggagaagcTGGTGCTGTCCGGGCtcgcggagctcgtcggcgagagCTGGATGTTCCTCTCCAATGGCGACGCCGTGGCCGCGTGCCGGTACACGCTCCAGGGCTCCAAGCACGGCGGCGTCCCTCCGGTGTAGATCTCGACTCTCGAGGCCGCTGGATCGGTACGCGCGT
Proteins encoded in this window:
- the LOC127779524 gene encoding probable sulfate transporter 3.5 gives rise to the protein MPPARRAWRVARYFVPALDWSAGYSAASFWYDLLAGVTIASLSIPQGISYATLAGIPPVIGLYSCFVPPLVYAVMGSSRNLGVGPVATSSLLVASIVGGKVRASDDQRLYTQLVFTSAFFTGVLQAALGLLRLGILVDFMSRPAITGFMGGTAIVIMLQQLKGFLGMTHFTTKTDIVSVLRYIFHNTHQWQWQSTVLGVCFLIFLVFTEQVRRRRPKLFWVSAMSPLLVVVVGCVFSFLIKGHKHGIPIVGTLKRGINPSSISQLKFQPEYVGVAMKAGFVSGMLALAEGVAVGRSFAAMKNERIDGNKEMVAFGLMNLIGSFTSCYITTGAFSKTAVNYHAGCRTSMSNAVMSVCMALVLVALAPLFRHTPLVALAAIITSSMLGLVKHREIRRLYEVDKADFAVCAAALLGVVFSTMITGLGVAVAISVLRALLHVARPSTSKLGRVSCGSGAGAADDDHTFCDVAQYPGAATAPGILVLQVAGSPVCFANAEYLRERIARWVEDEEKAVAGEDLLYVVLDIGGVTAIDSPGIEMLREVHGELERKGMKMAVTNPRMAVAEKLVLSGLAELVGESWMFLSNGDAVAACRYTLQGSKHGGVPPV